A genomic segment from Helicobacter sp. NHP19-012 encodes:
- a CDS encoding outer membrane family protein: MIQKVLTFCTLSFSTFATQLHALNYKISGQVGSFSRIGFNNSPINTAKGIYPTGSYVTLVGSLQLGVDLLPKSVKNHKLKAAIGAEIGALTYDSTRVLTDTSGLEKGFLPANYYYMGRWEGYFMDAPWKHSRYETAMHARDFVLHTLYLDYSYKDHFGFKLGRYRSRALFLSGYNQGIQIFLHFGEWTLQWFSSYGRARSNLQYIRDFYAPISYKFADGRHTNYGLHSLSLIYKHKHLTLMPFVWFYPKLYTAPGLQFDFDLVHTHSWTIHTHFYAWFPIYDSYMAHRYFRSALVGTDTASLLIYQHFNIIDHYNFGWGVYKNFGNASACIGWTGLPVPFGTKDNTPYAKAYSNLYNANSLTVFGYVGFKYQNFSWQLLGKVIQSPRDDSKSLMLTLRYDLNKRTHLMFKINGYEVSIHRGYKVGDFSVGYNPKFLANTQDRSYIMTSVGYDF, encoded by the coding sequence TTGATACAAAAAGTCCTCACCTTCTGCACCTTGTCTTTCTCTACTTTTGCTACTCAACTGCACGCCCTAAATTATAAAATCTCGGGGCAGGTGGGCTCGTTCTCCCGCATTGGCTTTAACAACAGCCCCATCAACACAGCAAAAGGGATTTACCCCACGGGCAGTTATGTAACCTTAGTGGGATCTTTGCAACTTGGCGTGGATCTCTTGCCCAAATCTGTAAAAAACCACAAACTAAAAGCGGCGATAGGGGCAGAGATCGGGGCTTTAACCTATGACTCCACGCGGGTTTTAACAGACACGAGCGGGCTAGAAAAGGGTTTTTTGCCGGCAAACTATTATTACATGGGGCGTTGGGAGGGCTATTTTATGGACGCTCCTTGGAAGCACTCCCGTTATGAAACCGCCATGCATGCGCGCGATTTTGTGCTGCACACCCTATATTTAGACTACAGCTATAAAGATCATTTTGGTTTTAAACTTGGGCGTTACAGAAGCCGCGCGCTTTTCTTAAGCGGGTACAACCAGGGTATCCAAATCTTTTTGCACTTTGGTGAATGGACCTTGCAGTGGTTTAGTTCCTATGGGCGGGCACGCTCTAACCTACAGTATATCCGCGACTTCTACGCCCCCATCAGCTACAAATTTGCCGATGGCCGCCACACCAACTACGGGCTGCACTCTTTAAGTCTTATCTACAAACACAAACATCTAACTCTCATGCCCTTTGTGTGGTTTTACCCCAAGCTTTACACCGCCCCGGGGTTGCAATTTGACTTTGATTTAGTCCATACCCATAGTTGGACAATCCACACCCACTTTTATGCGTGGTTCCCTATTTATGACTCCTATATGGCACACAGATACTTTAGGAGTGCATTGGTGGGGACAGACACGGCTAGCCTACTCATCTACCAACACTTCAACATAATAGATCACTATAACTTTGGTTGGGGGGTGTATAAAAACTTTGGCAATGCTAGCGCGTGTATTGGCTGGACCGGTTTACCCGTCCCCTTTGGCACCAAAGACAACACCCCCTATGCAAAAGCTTATTCTAATCTATACAATGCGAACTCTCTTACGGTCTTTGGCTATGTGGGCTTTAAGTACCAAAACTTTTCCTGGCAACTTCTAGGTAAAGTCATACAATCACCTAGAGACGACTCTAAAAGCCTCATGCTGACCTTAAGATATGACTTAAACAAACGCACCCATTTGATGTTTAAAATCAATGGCTACGAAGTTAGCATACATAGGGGTTATAAAGTGGGGGATTTTTCTGTAGGCTACAACCCAAAATTTCTCGCCAACACCCAAGATCGCAGCTATATAATGACCTCCGTAGGCTACGACTTTTAA
- the mnmA gene encoding tRNA 2-thiouridine(34) synthase MnmA: MKIAVLMSGGVDSSYSAYLLKQAGHDLLGVYLKLHSKEEKHAHYIKNCEAVAKFLKIPFEVVDLKEAFKEKVYRAFIDTYKMGQTPNPCALCNPLMKFGLGLDFALSKGCEKIATGHYARLEQVQGMLRIREAADLSKDQSYFLYALPQRAIDALLFPLGDLLKSEIKPKALAAMPFLGDLQSYKESQEICFVEKSYIDTLKEHIEVDCEGVVRDLSGQVVGTHKGYMHYTIGKRKGFSVKGAHTPHFVVGIDATKNEIIVGEKQDLAVFNLEAENKSLPESFKEGEYLVKVRYRSTPTKAQVHLEGDTIKAHFNEPVYGVALGQALVVYEKDCVLGGGIITKSA; encoded by the coding sequence ATGAAAATCGCTGTTTTGATGAGCGGAGGGGTGGATAGCTCTTATAGCGCGTATTTGTTGAAACAAGCCGGACACGACCTATTAGGGGTGTATTTGAAATTGCATAGCAAGGAGGAAAAACACGCCCACTACATTAAAAATTGCGAGGCGGTGGCCAAGTTTTTGAAGATCCCCTTTGAGGTGGTGGATTTAAAGGAGGCGTTTAAAGAGAAGGTGTATCGAGCCTTCATAGACACCTACAAAATGGGGCAAACCCCAAACCCCTGCGCCCTGTGTAACCCCTTGATGAAATTTGGGCTAGGGTTGGACTTTGCCCTAAGTAAGGGCTGTGAGAAGATCGCCACAGGACATTACGCCCGTTTAGAGCAGGTGCAGGGGATGCTAAGGATTAGAGAAGCCGCTGATTTAAGCAAGGATCAGAGCTATTTTTTATACGCCCTACCTCAAAGGGCGATAGACGCGCTGCTCTTCCCCCTAGGCGATTTGCTTAAAAGCGAAATCAAACCCAAAGCCCTAGCAGCCATGCCCTTTTTGGGGGATTTACAGAGTTATAAAGAGTCACAAGAAATTTGTTTTGTGGAGAAATCCTATATCGACACGCTTAAAGAACATATAGAAGTGGATTGTGAGGGGGTGGTTAGAGATTTAAGCGGACAGGTAGTGGGCACACACAAGGGCTACATGCACTACACCATCGGCAAGCGTAAGGGCTTTAGCGTGAAGGGCGCACACACGCCGCACTTTGTGGTGGGCATTGACGCAACTAAAAACGAGATCATTGTGGGCGAAAAGCAAGATTTGGCGGTTTTCAACCTAGAGGCTGAGAACAAATCCCTACCTGAAAGCTTTAAAGAAGGGGAGTATCTAGTGAAAGTGCGCTATAGAAGCACACCCACCAAAGCCCAAGTGCACCTAGAGGGCGACACCATCAAAGCCCACTTTAACGAACCCGTCTATGGCGTGGCTCTAGGGCAAGCTCTTGTGGTCTACGAAAAAGATTGCGTGCTAGGCGGAGGGATCATTACCAAGAGCGCCTAA
- a CDS encoding MotE family protein, with protein sequence MRSLALYAVCVGLLLADAPAPQSTKNPPARSFSSPETPKGANAKSQQFLQCNAIFESRKAEINNQLQLLQERALTLQNLQEQTQSLLDQRNAKVAAREKALDTRLKEFETKEKAFKDLQAQKEKDLKKLMAQNEKLLKEIKEASTSKVATTYAKMKDSKAAPILQDMPVDQAATILSKLEAKDMGKILAKMDPAKAASLTEMLQKGPPFKAPPPPPHRLNPKMRMNDENRCFDERRGG encoded by the coding sequence GTGCGTAGCCTTGCTCTTTATGCGGTGTGCGTGGGGCTACTCTTAGCAGATGCGCCCGCTCCGCAGAGCACAAAAAACCCCCCCGCCAGATCCTTTTCTAGCCCAGAAACCCCCAAGGGTGCAAACGCCAAGTCCCAGCAGTTTTTGCAATGCAACGCCATTTTTGAATCCCGCAAAGCCGAGATCAACAACCAACTACAACTCTTGCAAGAGCGCGCGCTTACCCTGCAGAATTTGCAAGAGCAGACTCAAAGCCTCTTAGATCAGCGCAACGCCAAAGTCGCCGCGAGGGAAAAAGCCTTAGACACCCGCTTAAAAGAATTTGAGACAAAAGAGAAGGCGTTTAAGGACCTGCAAGCACAAAAAGAAAAGGATCTAAAAAAACTTATGGCGCAAAACGAGAAACTACTAAAAGAAATCAAAGAGGCGAGCACTTCCAAAGTCGCCACGACCTACGCCAAAATGAAGGACTCCAAAGCTGCGCCCATTTTGCAAGACATGCCCGTCGATCAGGCTGCCACGATTTTATCTAAATTAGAGGCAAAAGACATGGGCAAAATCTTAGCCAAGATGGACCCAGCCAAGGCGGCGAGTTTGACCGAAATGCTGCAAAAAGGACCCCCTTTTAAAGCCCCACCCCCACCCCCCCACCGCCTAAACCCAAAGATGAGGATGAATGATGAAAATCGCTGTTTTGATGAGCGGAGGGGTGGATAG
- a CDS encoding flagellar export protein FliJ, with protein MNLKTFKALVHVKKQAMQRCEADIAANLSKIHAKQEEQQGLISELNTLGVPMQANMAAFAQCNSLKKNYLYAIDQVGLEISELKGIDTHLRELYKNACIEYEKLQYLYTLELKKMAQKLEKEEAKQMDAIGSEVFYRKQKARRA; from the coding sequence ATGAACTTGAAGACCTTTAAAGCCCTAGTGCATGTCAAAAAGCAAGCCATGCAACGCTGTGAGGCAGACATTGCCGCCAACCTCTCTAAAATCCACGCCAAGCAAGAGGAACAACAAGGCTTGATTAGCGAACTCAACACTCTAGGCGTGCCCATGCAAGCCAACATGGCCGCCTTCGCCCAGTGTAATAGCCTCAAAAAGAACTACCTATATGCCATAGACCAAGTGGGGCTAGAGATCAGCGAGCTTAAGGGCATAGACACCCACTTAAGGGAACTCTATAAAAATGCGTGTATAGAATATGAGAAATTGCAGTATTTATACACCCTAGAGCTCAAAAAAATGGCGCAAAAGCTGGAGAAAGAGGAGGCGAAACAAATGGACGCAATCGGATCTGAGGTCTTTTACCGCAAACAAAAGGCGCGCCGTGCGTAG
- a CDS encoding ribose-phosphate pyrophosphokinase codes for MRTRSFKIFSGSAHPSFSKEVARHLNVGLSKAILGHFSDGEINVQISESVRGRDVCIIQPTCAPVNDNLMELLIMVDALKRSSASSITAVIPYFGYARQDRKAAPRVPISAKLVADLMQSVQIDRIITMDLHAGQIQGFFNIPVDNLYGSIVFRDYILSRAFKNPIVASPDIGGVSRARYFASQMGLDLVIVDKRRERANEAEVMNIIGDVNKRDVILIDDMVDTAGTICKAAAMLKARGAHSVMAIGTHAVLSGNAIKRIQESALDEVVVSNSIPHKGKHAKITVLSVAPLFAEVIRRIYHNESVHSLFM; via the coding sequence ATGAGAACGCGCAGTTTTAAAATCTTTAGCGGGAGCGCACACCCGAGTTTTAGCAAGGAAGTGGCGCGGCATTTAAATGTGGGCTTGTCTAAGGCGATCTTGGGGCATTTTAGCGATGGGGAGATCAATGTGCAGATCAGCGAGTCGGTGAGGGGGCGCGATGTGTGTATCATCCAGCCCACTTGCGCCCCGGTGAACGACAACCTAATGGAACTTTTGATCATGGTAGACGCGCTCAAGCGCAGCAGCGCGAGTTCGATCACCGCCGTGATTCCCTACTTTGGCTACGCTAGGCAGGATCGTAAAGCCGCGCCCAGGGTGCCCATCAGCGCTAAACTTGTGGCGGATTTAATGCAAAGTGTGCAGATCGATCGCATCATCACCATGGACTTACACGCCGGGCAAATCCAGGGCTTTTTTAACATCCCGGTGGATAATCTTTACGGCTCGATCGTCTTTAGGGATTACATTTTGTCGCGGGCGTTTAAAAACCCCATTGTGGCGAGCCCGGATATTGGCGGGGTGTCAAGGGCTAGGTATTTTGCTAGCCAAATGGGGTTGGATTTAGTCATTGTGGATAAACGCCGCGAGCGCGCCAACGAGGCGGAGGTGATGAACATCATCGGCGATGTCAATAAACGCGATGTGATTTTGATCGACGACATGGTCGATACTGCAGGCACCATTTGCAAGGCGGCAGCGATGTTAAAGGCTAGGGGGGCGCACTCGGTGATGGCGATCGGCACGCATGCGGTGCTGAGTGGCAACGCCATTAAACGGATTCAAGAGAGTGCGCTGGATGAGGTGGTGGTGAGCAACTCGATCCCGCACAAGGGCAAGCACGCCAAAATCACGGTGCTAAGTGTTGCTCCCTTGTTTGCTGAGGTGATCCGCAGGATTTACCACAACGAGAGCGTGCATTCGCTCTTTATGTGA
- a CDS encoding HIT family protein has product MDHLYAPWRSPYLVGENAPECVFCAISQNPKDDLKNHVLFRDSLCFVVMNRYPYTPGHFMVIPHTHQDSPEGLGLELWLHLQKRLYEGVQLLYAFGAQGVNLGFNIKDAGGAGIAPHLHGHLVPRFAKDTNFMTSIAQTRVYGVDFEEIYTTLKAKAVDHFVGV; this is encoded by the coding sequence ATGGACCACCTATACGCCCCGTGGCGCAGCCCCTACCTCGTGGGGGAAAATGCGCCTGAATGTGTCTTTTGCGCCATTAGCCAGAATCCTAAAGATGACCTTAAAAACCATGTGCTCTTTAGAGATTCTTTGTGTTTTGTGGTGATGAACCGCTACCCCTACACCCCCGGGCATTTCATGGTGATCCCGCACACCCACCAAGACAGCCCAGAGGGCTTAGGGCTAGAGCTGTGGTTGCACCTACAAAAACGCCTGTATGAGGGGGTGCAGCTCTTGTATGCCTTTGGGGCTCAAGGCGTGAATTTGGGCTTTAATATCAAAGACGCAGGGGGGGCGGGCATTGCGCCGCATTTGCACGGGCACTTGGTCCCCCGTTTTGCCAAGGACACGAATTTTATGACAAGCATCGCCCAAACCCGTGTTTATGGAGTGGACTTTGAAGAGATTTACACCACGCTGAAAGCCAAAGCAGTGGATCACTTTGTAGGAGTTTAA
- a CDS encoding Mur ligase family protein, with translation MALWGFILGLNYYLITLLQWYNYSFARVLTKHHKRRWHLLHALLPLVVFVLTQLKGWDLVFMVFVGGVQLPTLLIWRGRLDKPLVFTPRVGRFFALLLLFLSTDALLVYAYNQSFFGLYLLLIVLVHTAYKAMESLISNGYVHLAEDKLRRMEDLQIIAITGSFGKTSVKNYLYQILQSRYKIYSSLGSVNTLLGLSQDINNNLEESATIYIAEAGARQKGDIKAISKLLAHHYAIITEIGNQHIEYFKNMDNIYQTKAEILQSSRLIRAFCHENNPLEPFYGGIENKIQPYPGQVRSVVANLEGTSFELFLDNAWVPFETKILGAFNVDNIALAVLVGRYFELTIEQLQRLVSKLKPVPHRLHPLHVNDKFIIDDGFNGNLRGMLESVRLASLYPGRKVIVTPGLVESDTESNIALAQAIEEVFDIVVVTGELNADLFTQQIKRPQKVFLQDKSQLEQVLQTITFAKDLILFANDAPNYI, from the coding sequence ATGGCCCTTTGGGGTTTTATTTTGGGCTTAAATTATTACTTAATCACTTTGTTGCAGTGGTATAACTACAGCTTTGCCAGAGTGCTCACCAAGCACCACAAGCGGCGTTGGCACCTGTTGCACGCCTTGCTGCCCCTAGTGGTTTTTGTGCTTACGCAGCTTAAGGGGTGGGACTTGGTGTTCATGGTCTTTGTGGGGGGGGTGCAGTTGCCCACTCTGCTCATTTGGCGTGGTCGCCTAGACAAGCCTCTAGTTTTTACCCCCCGCGTGGGGCGCTTTTTCGCACTGTTATTGCTCTTTTTATCCACGGATGCGCTTTTGGTCTACGCCTACAACCAAAGCTTTTTTGGGCTGTATCTCTTGCTGATCGTGCTCGTGCACACCGCCTACAAGGCTATGGAGAGTTTGATCTCTAATGGTTATGTCCACCTTGCCGAAGACAAACTAAGGCGCATGGAGGATTTACAAATCATCGCCATCACGGGCAGCTTTGGCAAAACCAGCGTGAAGAACTACCTTTACCAAATACTGCAAAGCCGCTATAAAATCTACAGCTCTCTAGGCAGCGTCAACACGCTTTTAGGTCTGAGTCAAGACATCAACAACAACCTAGAAGAGAGCGCAACCATCTACATCGCTGAAGCTGGGGCGCGCCAAAAGGGCGATATCAAGGCGATTTCTAAACTCCTAGCCCACCACTACGCCATCATCACCGAGATCGGCAACCAACACATTGAGTATTTTAAAAACATGGACAACATCTACCAAACCAAGGCCGAGATTTTGCAATCCTCTCGCCTCATCCGTGCTTTCTGCCACGAAAACAACCCCCTAGAGCCCTTTTATGGTGGGATTGAAAATAAAATCCAGCCCTACCCTGGGCAGGTGCGCTCCGTGGTTGCCAATTTAGAGGGGACCAGCTTTGAGCTCTTTTTAGACAATGCGTGGGTGCCTTTTGAAACCAAAATCCTTGGGGCGTTTAATGTGGACAACATCGCTTTAGCGGTGCTGGTGGGGCGTTACTTTGAACTTACCATAGAGCAGCTACAAAGGCTCGTGTCTAAGCTTAAACCCGTGCCCCACCGCCTGCACCCCTTGCATGTCAATGACAAATTCATCATCGATGATGGTTTCAATGGCAATTTAAGGGGTATGCTAGAAAGTGTGCGGCTTGCTAGCCTTTATCCCGGGCGTAAGGTGATTGTAACGCCCGGACTCGTAGAGAGCGACACTGAGTCTAACATTGCCCTAGCCCAAGCCATTGAAGAGGTGTTTGACATCGTGGTGGTTACCGGGGAGCTCAACGCCGATCTTTTTACCCAGCAAATAAAGCGCCCACAAAAGGTATTTTTGCAGGATAAAAGCCAACTCGAGCAGGTGTTGCAAACCATCACCTTTGCCAAGGACTTGATCTTATTTGCCAACGATGCCCCCAACTACATTTAA
- a CDS encoding alpha/beta fold hydrolase: MAKRTISYKGVDFEVAYDFCDHKAPQNLLILHGWGSSKELMQLAFKPYFQAFNHFYLDLPGFGKSPNHTFLTPLDYAKIVDAFCHSLQVKINTAMGHSFGGKVALLCESLYLILLSSAGILMPKSFHTRLKIKCAKVLKSIGLKKALSLLKSKDADNLNPAMYETFKHTVQEDFAPKFQACTKKTLIVWGQEDMATPLEAGQKIASLMPTNRFVVLKGDHYFFLRQGAQVEGEFLQCLKEWGEAY, translated from the coding sequence ATGGCCAAACGCACCATCTCTTACAAGGGGGTAGATTTTGAAGTTGCCTACGATTTTTGCGACCATAAAGCCCCCCAAAACCTCCTCATCTTGCATGGTTGGGGCAGCTCTAAGGAACTCATGCAACTAGCCTTTAAGCCCTATTTTCAAGCCTTTAACCATTTCTACCTAGACTTGCCCGGCTTTGGCAAAAGCCCTAACCACACCTTTTTAACCCCCCTAGATTACGCCAAGATTGTGGACGCGTTTTGCCACTCTTTGCAAGTGAAGATCAACACCGCCATGGGGCACAGCTTTGGGGGCAAGGTCGCCCTATTGTGTGAGAGTTTGTATCTCATCCTTCTTAGCAGTGCAGGGATTTTAATGCCAAAATCCTTTCACACCCGCTTGAAAATCAAATGCGCCAAAGTCTTAAAATCCATCGGGCTTAAAAAGGCACTGAGCCTGCTTAAAAGCAAGGACGCGGATAACCTCAACCCTGCCATGTATGAAACCTTTAAACACACAGTGCAAGAGGACTTTGCCCCCAAGTTTCAAGCCTGCACAAAAAAGACCCTGATTGTGTGGGGGCAAGAGGACATGGCTACGCCGCTAGAAGCCGGGCAAAAGATCGCCTCTTTAATGCCGACCAACCGCTTTGTGGTGCTTAAGGGGGATCATTACTTTTTCCTCAGGCAGGGGGCGCAAGTGGAGGGGGAATTTTTACAATGTTTAAAAGAGTGGGGTGAAGCATACTAG
- a CDS encoding D-alanine--D-alanine ligase has protein sequence MEYGLLFGGQSFEHEISIVSAIALKEVLGASIKAFIFLDGMHKFYLIEPKDMRAQFFSRGQYKKCPEITLKMHGFYTQGLLGSKKVAFNTLINLIHGADGEDGKLASLLDFFSVKFIGPRVEASVLSFNKHFTKMLAKEKGIATLPYVFLDHHNKNALKSMDYPLIVKPNRLGSSIGIGVIKEEREVAFVLDEVFEFDNQVLVEPFKKGVKEYNLAGCKIQEEGESVFVFSTIEEPQKKDFLSFEEKYLDFGRTAKVAKADLSPALEEKMHAVFKTLYDPLFVGAIIRCDFFVIDNEVYLNEINPIPGSLAHYLFEDFAHILGCVELPKPPHIPITYNYINQIRKAK, from the coding sequence GTGGAATATGGGCTGTTATTTGGCGGTCAAAGTTTTGAGCATGAGATCAGCATTGTGAGCGCAATCGCGCTTAAGGAAGTGCTGGGCGCATCCATCAAGGCTTTTATCTTTTTAGATGGGATGCATAAATTCTATTTGATCGAGCCAAAGGACATGCGCGCGCAATTCTTTTCTAGAGGGCAATATAAAAAATGCCCCGAGATCACCTTAAAAATGCATGGCTTTTACACGCAAGGTTTATTAGGTTCTAAGAAAGTTGCCTTCAACACGCTCATTAATTTGATCCACGGGGCAGATGGAGAGGATGGCAAACTCGCTTCTTTGCTGGACTTCTTTAGCGTGAAGTTCATCGGCCCTAGGGTGGAGGCAAGTGTGCTTAGTTTTAACAAACACTTCACTAAAATGCTCGCCAAAGAAAAGGGCATCGCTACCCTGCCCTATGTGTTTTTAGACCACCACAACAAAAACGCCCTAAAATCCATGGATTATCCCTTGATTGTCAAGCCCAACCGCTTAGGCAGCTCCATAGGCATCGGGGTGATCAAAGAGGAGCGCGAAGTTGCTTTTGTGCTAGATGAAGTGTTTGAATTTGATAACCAAGTGTTGGTTGAGCCTTTTAAGAAGGGGGTTAAGGAATACAATCTAGCCGGGTGCAAAATCCAAGAGGAGGGCGAGAGCGTCTTTGTGTTCTCTACCATTGAAGAGCCCCAAAAGAAGGACTTTTTAAGCTTTGAGGAGAAGTATTTGGATTTTGGACGCACGGCTAAGGTGGCAAAAGCAGATCTTAGCCCCGCTTTGGAGGAAAAAATGCACGCCGTGTTTAAAACCCTTTACGATCCGCTATTTGTGGGGGCGATCATCCGTTGCGACTTCTTTGTGATCGACAATGAGGTGTATTTAAACGAGATCAACCCCATCCCGGGCAGCCTTGCGCATTATCTCTTTGAAGACTTTGCCCACATCCTAGGGTGTGTAGAGCTCCCCAAGCCCCCCCACATCCCCATCACCTACAACTACATCAACCAAATCCGAAAAGCCAAATAA
- the prmC gene encoding peptide chain release factor N(5)-glutamine methyltransferase: MNINISKALHEAKKVLKDKGVRNTLESELLLAHVLGVDRVYLHIHAQEELDPFAFERFMHMVRIRAKGKPIEYITHEVSFYGRVFFVDERVLIPRPETEILVSQASKLIRDYGIKSVVEVGIGSGVIAVSLAMANPKISILATDISMDALEVAGINISTFNLQGRIELFQTSLLEGVDIKARTLVVSNPPYVPLDYPLDDSVRYEPEIALYGGEHGDEILKVLIEEAANKRVKYLACEMGHDHKASLSEHLGLQKYRPSFYTDYAGLDRGFVAIRQA; encoded by the coding sequence ATGAACATCAATATTTCAAAAGCCCTCCATGAAGCCAAGAAGGTACTCAAAGACAAAGGTGTGCGCAACACTCTAGAATCCGAGTTGCTCTTAGCCCATGTGTTGGGTGTAGATCGGGTGTATTTGCACATCCACGCCCAAGAAGAGTTAGACCCCTTTGCCTTCGAACGTTTCATGCACATGGTCAGAATCCGCGCTAAGGGTAAGCCCATTGAATACATCACGCATGAGGTGAGCTTTTATGGGCGGGTCTTTTTTGTGGATGAAAGAGTACTTATCCCACGGCCTGAAACCGAGATTTTGGTGAGCCAAGCCTCAAAACTGATCCGAGATTATGGCATTAAAAGCGTGGTGGAAGTGGGGATCGGCAGTGGGGTGATTGCTGTAAGTTTGGCGATGGCAAATCCTAAAATCTCCATTTTAGCCACAGACATTTCTATGGATGCCCTAGAAGTGGCAGGCATCAACATCAGCACCTTTAATTTGCAAGGGCGTATCGAGTTGTTCCAAACCTCTTTACTCGAGGGCGTGGACATTAAAGCCCGCACCTTGGTGGTGAGTAACCCGCCCTATGTCCCCCTAGATTACCCTCTGGATGACTCCGTGCGTTACGAGCCAGAGATTGCGCTGTATGGGGGTGAGCATGGCGATGAGATTTTAAAAGTGCTGATCGAGGAAGCCGCTAACAAACGGGTGAAGTATCTAGCTTGTGAAATGGGCCACGATCACAAGGCTTCGTTAAGCGAGCATTTGGGGCTACAAAAATACCGCCCTAGCTTTTACACCGACTACGCCGGGCTGGATCGGGGCTTTGTCGCCATTAGGCAAGCCTAG
- the nspC gene encoding carboxynorspermidine decarboxylase: MDYNAIPSPCYVLDLSKLKANLALLERVQQEAQVKILLALKGFAFWRCFEWVRASLHGCCASGVYEAVLAYEEFGSRESGKEICVFSPGYKESDMQQILPIATHIIFNSFAQYQRYKSTILLKNQKLDKLGLSPIKMGLRVNPLYSEVSPAIYNPCTPCSRLGITPAAFAEGTQAYGLEGISGLHFHTHCEQDAPALQETLRHVEKHFGAAIEKMEWMNFGGGQHISKEGYNLGVLKSTIYDFRAKYPHIQDIFLEPGEAVGWQTGFLLASVIDIVHNDKDIAILDISVANHMPDCLEMPYTPQVLHLNAEGIERAEIDPQGEVMLGGSSCLAGDFIGPYHFKSPLQVGDKLLFEDMLHYTIVKNNTFNGIALPSLGLLDGENFKLLKRFGYEDYKERN, translated from the coding sequence ATGGATTACAACGCCATCCCCTCCCCTTGCTATGTTTTGGATTTAAGCAAACTCAAGGCGAATTTAGCCCTATTGGAGCGGGTGCAACAAGAGGCGCAGGTGAAAATTTTACTTGCCCTGAAGGGCTTTGCCTTTTGGCGTTGCTTTGAGTGGGTGCGGGCGAGCTTGCACGGGTGCTGTGCGAGTGGGGTGTATGAGGCGGTTTTGGCTTATGAGGAATTTGGCTCTAGGGAAAGTGGCAAAGAAATTTGCGTCTTTAGCCCCGGGTATAAAGAGAGCGACATGCAACAAATTTTGCCCATCGCCACGCACATCATTTTTAACTCTTTTGCCCAATACCAACGCTATAAAAGCACCATCTTACTTAAAAACCAAAAACTCGACAAACTCGGGCTATCCCCCATTAAAATGGGTCTTAGAGTCAATCCCCTTTATAGTGAGGTGAGCCCCGCCATTTACAACCCCTGTACGCCTTGTAGCCGTCTAGGCATCACGCCTGCCGCCTTTGCTGAGGGTACGCAAGCATACGGGCTAGAGGGCATTAGCGGCTTGCACTTCCACACGCATTGCGAGCAAGATGCGCCCGCCTTGCAAGAAACCCTAAGGCATGTCGAAAAGCACTTTGGTGCAGCGATTGAGAAAATGGAGTGGATGAACTTTGGGGGTGGGCAACACATCAGCAAAGAGGGCTACAACTTGGGGGTGCTTAAAAGCACGATTTACGACTTTAGGGCCAAATACCCACACATCCAAGATATTTTTTTAGAGCCGGGAGAGGCGGTGGGCTGGCAGACGGGCTTTTTGCTCGCCAGTGTCATAGACATTGTGCACAATGACAAGGACATCGCCATTTTAGACATTAGTGTGGCTAATCACATGCCAGACTGCCTAGAAATGCCCTACACCCCACAAGTCTTACACTTAAATGCAGAGGGGATAGAGAGGGCTGAAATTGATCCACAGGGGGAGGTTATGCTCGGCGGTTCTAGTTGTTTGGCGGGCGATTTTATCGGGCCTTATCACTTTAAAAGCCCCTTGCAAGTGGGGGATAAACTCTTGTTTGAGGACATGTTGCACTACACCATCGTGAAAAACAACACCTTCAACGGCATCGCCTTGCCCTCTTTGGGGCTGCTGGATGGAGAAAACTTTAAGCTTTTAAAGCGTTTTGGATACGAGGATTATAAAGAGCGCAACTAG